GGCCGCATGGCGGCCCCGGCGCGGGGATGACGCGCAAGCGTGGCACAGCGGCACGGGCCCGCGTTTGCCGCAGGTCAACCGCGACAACGTGGTCTGCCATCGGCCTACGCCGACCGGCGTAGCCCGGCGCGGCCGGGGTGCCGTTGGCGTGGGTTTGCGCGCGGTCAAGCCCCTGGCGCGGACGCTTGGCTAGCATCGGCCGCTGTCCTCATCCCCGCGCCGCCGCCGGCGCCATCACCGATGACCTGTTCCACCCAAGCCTCATCCGCGGCCCCGGCCACGCCCGCGTGCGCGCCGCGCCGGCCGCAGCTGGTCGCGCCCGCCGGCTCGCTGGCGGCGCTGCGCATGGCCTTGCAGCACGGCGCCGACGCGGTCTACCTGGGCCTGCGCGATGCCACCAACGCGCGCAACTTCGGCGGGCTGAATTTCACCGAGGCCGACATTCGCACCGGCGTGGCCGAAGCCCATGCGCGCGGCGCCGAGGTGCTGTTTGCCATCAACACCTTTGCGCAGATGGGCGCGGTGGCGCAGTGGCACCGCGCTGTCGATGCGGCCGCGGACCTTGGCGCCGATGCCGTGATCATGGCCGACGCGGGTTTGATGGGCTATGCCTGCGCGCGCCATCCCGGCCTGCGTCTGCACCTGTCGGTGCAGGGCTCGGCCACGCACGCCGACGCCATCGAGCTGATGCGCGAACGCTTCAATATCCGCCGTGTGGTGCTGCCGCGCGTGCTGTCGCTGGCGCAGATCGGCAAGCTGGCGCGCCAGACCAGCGTCGAGCTGGAGGTGTTCGGCTTCGGCAGCCTGTGCGTGATGGCCGAGGGGCGCTGCCTGCTGTCGTCCTATGCCACCGGCGATTCGCCCAACAACAAGGGCGTGTGCTCGCCCGCGCATGCGGTGCGCTGGACCGAGCAGGACGGCACCATGCAGGCGCGGCTGTCGGGCATTTTGATCGACAGCTACGCGCCCGGCGAGCCGGCCGGCTATCCGACGCTGTGCAAGGGCCGCTTCGAGGTCGAGGGCGAGCGCGGCTACGTGCTGGAGGAGCCGACCAGCCTGAATGCGCTGTCGCTGCTGCCGGCGCTGCTCGACATGGGCATCGCCGCGATCAAGATCGAAGGGCGTCAGCGCAGCCCGCGCTATGTGGGCGATGTGGTCGGCGTGCTGCGCGCGGCGATCGACGCCGCCTGCGCCGATCCGACCCGCTTCGCGCCGCGCCAGGAGTGGCAGGCCACGCTCGGGCGCCATGCCGAAGGCGACCAGGTCACGCAGGGCGCCTATGACCGCCCCTGGCGCTGACGCCATGACCTTCACCTGCCTGTATCCGGATACGCCGGACCTGCCGGCCACGACGGAGCTTTCCATGCCACACACCGCCGCGGCTGCGATGCCGCTCGCCGCCGCGATGCCCGGTTTCGGCATCGCCCTGGGTCCGCTGCTGTACTACTGGCCGCGCGAGGCCGTGCTGCAGTTCTACGCCTCGGTCGCCGATGCTCCCGTCGATCGCGTCTACCTGGGCGAAACCGTGTGCACGCGCCGCCATGAAATCCGCCATGCGCAATGGCTGGAGATTGCGCAGATGCTGCGCGATGCCGGCAAGGAAGTGGTGCTGTCCACGCCGGTGCTGGTCGAGTCCGATACCGATATCGCCTGGATGCGGCGCGTGTGCGACCAGCATGACTTCCTGGTCGAGGCCAACGATCCCGGCGCGGTGCGTTGCATGGGCGGGCGGCCCTTCGTCGGCGGCCCGCATCTCAACGCCTACCATGCCGATACGCTGGCCTGGCTCGCCGGCCTGGGCGCGGTGGGCTGCGTCGCGCCGGTGGAGATGGACGGCGCCACGCTGTCGGCGCTGGCGGCGGCGCGGCCCGCCGGCATGCAGCTGGAAGCCTTTGTCTGGGGCCGCCTGCCGCTGGCGTTCTCGGCGCGCTGCTTTACCGCGCGCCACCATCGCCTGCGCAAGGACAGCTGCGAATTCCGCTGCATGGACTATCCCGACGGCCTGGTCGCCGCGACCGGCGAAGGGCAGCCGTTCTTCACGCTGAACGGGGTGCAGACGCAGAGTGCCACCTGCCTGGACCTGTGCGCCGAGGCGCTGGACATGGCCCGGATGGGGGTGGGGATGCTGCGCGTCAGCCCGCATTCGACCGGCACGCTTGCGGTGGTGCGGCAGCTGGCGGCGATCCGCGCCGGGCAGCGCGCGCCCGCCGCCAGCGGCATCATGCCGGCCGGCGCGAAGCCGTGCAACGGCTACTGGCACGGCCGCGCCGGCATCGCCTGGGAGGCCCCGGCATGAGCACGCTGCACAAGCTGATGGCGAGCGTGCACCGGCGCCTGCCGGCACGCGCGCGGGCCTTGCCGCTGGTGGCCGCGCTGGAGCTGGCGCGCCGCGCCGGCTGGCTGGAGCCGCCCGCGGCACTGGACGGGCATGCCTTCCTGCTGACGGTGCAGGACCTGGCGCTGGCCGTGCCGTTCCGCTGCGAAGGCGGGCGCTTCCGCGCCGGCAGCACCGACGCCGAGCCAGCGCTGACGCTGCGCGCCTGCGCGGTGGACTACCTGCGCCTGCTGGGCGGCGAGGCCGACACCGACACGCTGTTCTTCCAGCGCCGGCTGGTGATCAGCGGCGATACCGCGCTGGGGCTGGAAGTCAAGTACTGGCTCGACGCGGCGCCGCGGCCCGCGTGGGTCAGCCAGGCCGCGGCACGGCTGGTGGCGCTGCACGGTGCCACCGTGGGACGGGCCGGCGCCGCATCCTGAGCGCGGCTCAGGCGTCGCCGTCCAGCATGAAGCGGTTGCGCCCGGCGCGCTTGGCACGGTACATCGCGCTGTCGGCGCGGTGCAGCAGCGGCTCCAGCCGCGGCGCTTCGGGCACCGCCCAGACCGCGCCCACGCTGATGGTGACCACCGGCTGCACCGGCGTTCCGTGGTGCGGGATGCCCAGGTCGCGCACCGCGGCCACCATGCGGCGCGCCACCGCGCGGGTTTCGTCGCGGGCAGCGCCGGGCAGCACCACCGCGAATTCCTCGCCGCCCAGCCGCGCGCAGAATTGCTCGCCATGGAGCATGCCGCTGAGCGCGCCGGCGATCTGCCGCAGGCAATCGTCGCCGGCCATGTGGCCGTGCAGGTCGTTGTACTGCTTGAACTGGTCCACGTCGAGGATCAGCAGCCCCAGCGGCTGGCCGAGTTCGCACGCGCGCGTCACGGCGGCGATCGATTCGCGCTGGAAGTAGCGGCGGTTGCGGATGCCGGTCAGGGCGTCGATGTCCAGGTCCGCCTGCACCTGCCACAACTGCTCTTCGGTCTGGCCCAGCCGCGCGCTCAACGCCAGCTCGCGCGACTGGAAGCGGCTGATGTCGCGCAGGAACAGCAGGCTGCCCATGTGCCTGCCGTCCAGGCGCGCGACGCGCTCGCCAGTCAGTTCGAATGGCGCGCCGGGCGGGACGAAGGGCGCGGCAGCGCCGTCGGCCGGGGGCTCGCCAGGAGAACGCCGCAGCGCTGTGTCCCAGCCGGCGGGCAGCGGGTCGCCCCGGCGCAGCGCCGGCCACAGCTGCGCCGCGGCCGGATTGAATTCGACGATGGTGCCGTGGCCGTCGACGATGACGCAGCCCTCGCTGAGCGCATCGAACACGCGCAGCCGCGCGTAGTGGCCGATATCGTCGAGATGCGTGCGCAGCGCGCAGAACCACACCAGCGCCGCCATCAGCGAAAACGTCGCCGGCGTCAGGTCTCCGCCCAGCGGCCCGGTCCAGCGGTTGAGATAGGCGACATTGGCGACCAGCGGCAGCGCCAGGCCCCCGCCCAGGATGGCGCGCCCGCGGCGCGACAAGGCGCCGTTGGGCACTTTGGCGGTGACCAGGAAGTACAGGCTCAGCGCCAGCAGCAGGTACGACCACGCCGCCACCACGGCATAGCCGATGCCATGGTCGAACACCGCGCCGGGCAGCACGCCGGGCGGCATCAGCGTGATG
The sequence above is a segment of the Cupriavidus sp. MP-37 genome. Coding sequences within it:
- a CDS encoding peptidase U32 family protein; protein product: MALQHGADAVYLGLRDATNARNFGGLNFTEADIRTGVAEAHARGAEVLFAINTFAQMGAVAQWHRAVDAAADLGADAVIMADAGLMGYACARHPGLRLHLSVQGSATHADAIELMRERFNIRRVVLPRVLSLAQIGKLARQTSVELEVFGFGSLCVMAEGRCLLSSYATGDSPNNKGVCSPAHAVRWTEQDGTMQARLSGILIDSYAPGEPAGYPTLCKGRFEVEGERGYVLEEPTSLNALSLLPALLDMGIAAIKIEGRQRSPRYVGDVVGVLRAAIDAACADPTRFAPRQEWQATLGRHAEGDQVTQGAYDRPWR
- a CDS encoding U32 family peptidase, whose amino-acid sequence is MPHTAAAAMPLAAAMPGFGIALGPLLYYWPREAVLQFYASVADAPVDRVYLGETVCTRRHEIRHAQWLEIAQMLRDAGKEVVLSTPVLVESDTDIAWMRRVCDQHDFLVEANDPGAVRCMGGRPFVGGPHLNAYHADTLAWLAGLGAVGCVAPVEMDGATLSALAAARPAGMQLEAFVWGRLPLAFSARCFTARHHRLRKDSCEFRCMDYPDGLVAATGEGQPFFTLNGVQTQSATCLDLCAEALDMARMGVGMLRVSPHSTGTLAVVRQLAAIRAGQRAPAASGIMPAGAKPCNGYWHGRAGIAWEAPA
- a CDS encoding SCP2 domain-containing protein — encoded protein: MSTLHKLMASVHRRLPARARALPLVAALELARRAGWLEPPAALDGHAFLLTVQDLALAVPFRCEGGRFRAGSTDAEPALTLRACAVDYLRLLGGEADTDTLFFQRRLVISGDTALGLEVKYWLDAAPRPAWVSQAAARLVALHGATVGRAGAAS
- a CDS encoding histidine kinase N-terminal 7TM domain-containing protein, with product MPSYSLVLLLTVAVVACIGMAIATWPRRDDPTVQAFLVLAAGAATWSGGRLLEISSTDLDGRILWAKIQYLGIVAVPIGWLVAMVHLSRPRYVVPWSRLWLPVLAAVVTVVMVFTNERHGLVWPRITLMPPGVLPGAVFDHGIGYAVVAAWSYLLLALSLYFLVTAKVPNGALSRRGRAILGGGLALPLVANVAYLNRWTGPLGGDLTPATFSLMAALVWFCALRTHLDDIGHYARLRVFDALSEGCVIVDGHGTIVEFNPAAAQLWPALRRGDPLPAGWDTALRRSPGEPPADGAAAPFVPPGAPFELTGERVARLDGRHMGSLLFLRDISRFQSRELALSARLGQTEEQLWQVQADLDIDALTGIRNRRYFQRESIAAVTRACELGQPLGLLILDVDQFKQYNDLHGHMAGDDCLRQIAGALSGMLHGEQFCARLGGEEFAVVLPGAARDETRAVARRMVAAVRDLGIPHHGTPVQPVVTISVGAVWAVPEAPRLEPLLHRADSAMYRAKRAGRNRFMLDGDA